In the Leguminivora glycinivorella isolate SPB_JAAS2020 chromosome 14, LegGlyc_1.1, whole genome shotgun sequence genome, one interval contains:
- the LOC125233527 gene encoding uncharacterized protein LOC125233527, which produces MVSSKQDPFIEAWWSSAGAALYGACGARTLEGWRHVPDSPRRDRARAGAMCALAATSVLIVDAIRVLCAEDTGSIASSYRKPAKQKAPQLGLNMTYYNKLPGCVSNWAPAKLAPANVPLNDPMAAALHTTRLEMDAPKLSPQKLTPQKLPESCRPLKMGPRLTRTFW; this is translated from the coding sequence ATGGTCTCCAGCAAGCAGGACCCTTTCATCGAAGCATGGTGGTCGAGCGCCGGCGCGGCGCTATACGGCGCGTGCGGCGCGCGCACGCTGGAAGGCTGGCGGCACGTGCCCGACTCGCCGCGCCGCGACCGCGCGCGCGCCGGCGCCATGTGCGCGCTCGCCGCCACCTCCGTGCTCATCGTCGACGCCATCCGCGTGCTCTGCGCCGAAGATACCGGCTCCATCGCCAGTTCCTACAGAAAACCCGCCAAACAAAAAGCCCCCCAACTAGGACTAAACATGACATATTACAACAAATTACCCGGGTGCGTGAGCAACTGGGCTCCAGCGAAACTCGCTCCTGCCAATGTACCACTGAATGACCCTATGGCTGCGGCTCTTCATACCACTCGATTAGAAATGGATGCCCCCAAATTATCGCCCCAGAAATTAACTCCTCAAAAATTGCCCGAGAGTTGTCGACCTCTAAAAATGGGACCGAGACTAACCCGAACATTCTGGTAA
- the LOC125233466 gene encoding uncharacterized protein LOC125233466 produces the protein MFMPSICIKLIELAIASACLLLQQYSYDLTDVSTLILCSGTYLGFILVLTGEIIGEMVFAPLDVIQDVYFSVLGMAMSATCAWTLYSARTDAERNPRADDTLVSYTVALNAVNVLIMFCDTRVSTISAEGRCQESQ, from the exons ATGTTTATGCCCAGTATTTGCATCAAATTAATTGAACTT GCGATAGCGTCGGCCTGCCTTCTACTACAACAGTACAGTTATGACCTGACAGACGTGTCCACACTCATCCTGTGTTCTGGCACATACCTGGGCTTCATACTGGTGCTTACAGGAGAAATTATTG GGGAGATGGTATTCGCGCCGCTGGACGTCATCCAAGACGTGTACTTTAGCGTGCTGGGGATGGCGATGTCCGCCACGTGCGCTTGGACACTGTACTCGGCGCGCACGGACGCCGAGCGCAACCCGCGCGCCGACGACACGCTCGTGTCCTACACCGTGGCGCTCAACGCCGTCAACGTTCTCATTATGTTCTGTGATACGAGGGTATCCACCATATCAGCGGAGGGGCGGTGTCAAGAGTCCCAGTAA
- the LOC125233463 gene encoding uncharacterized protein LOC125233463 isoform X5, whose amino-acid sequence MLIPTCLIKLTELLLTIACLVLHHYSYDLTDVPTLILCSGTYVGFIVVLSGEIVGEAVSATSDAFVDAWWSCAGAVLFGACGALTLLGWRDVPDCPRRTQARAAAMCSIAATVLLIVDALLALCAVDKDDLSSKSRAK is encoded by the exons ATGTTAATACCAACTTGTCTAATCAAACTCACTGAACTT CTTTTAACAATAGCATGCCTAGTGCTCCACCACTACAGTTACGACCTAACAGACGTGCCTACACTGATCCTATGCTCCGGGACGTATGTCGGCTTCATAGTCGTGCTTTCTGGAGAAATTGTTG GCGAGGCGGTGTCAGCGACATCAGACGCGTTCGTAGACGCGTGGTGGTCGTGCGCCGGCGCCGTGCTGTTCGGCGCGTGCGGCGCGCTCACGCTGCTGGGCTGGCGCGACGTGCCCGACTGCCCGCGCCGCACGCaggcgcgcgccgccgccatGTGCTCCATCGCCGCCACCGTGCTGCTCATCGTTGACGCCCTGCTGGCGCTCTGCGCCGTCGACAAGGACGACCTCAGTTCTAAGAGCAGGGCTAAATAA
- the LOC125233463 gene encoding uncharacterized protein LOC125233463 isoform X4 has translation MLIPTCLIKLTELLLTIACLVLHHYSYDLTDVPTLILCSGTYVGFIVVLSGEIVGEMIFAPLDLLQDMYFGIVGMVMFSVCGGLVLSARLKPSIVPRTGDPTAGTIAATLALLNALLMFLDLSMGYLDSEEFNEETSV, from the exons ATGTTAATACCAACTTGTCTAATCAAACTCACTGAACTT CTTTTAACAATAGCATGCCTAGTGCTCCACCACTACAGTTACGACCTAACAGACGTGCCTACACTGATCCTATGCTCCGGGACGTATGTCGGCTTCATAGTCGTGCTTTCTGGAGAAATTGTTG GGGAGATGATATTCGCGCCGCTGGACCTTCTCCAAGACATGTATTTTGGCATTGTGGGCATGGTGATGTTCTCCGTGTGTGGAGGCCTCGTGCTCTCCGCGCGGCTCAAGCCCTCCATCGTCCCCCGCACCGGGGACCCCACGGCCGGCACGATAGCAGCAACCTTGGCCCTGCTCAACGCCTTACTAATGTTTCTGGACCTCAGCATGGGATATTTGGACTCTGAGGAATTTAACGAGGAAACCAGCGTGTGA